Proteins co-encoded in one uncultured Draconibacterium sp. genomic window:
- a CDS encoding ABC transporter permease gives MIRYNFKTAYRNALKNKKISVFNVFGLSIGLACTIILLSWVTYEFSFDSFYKNKENIYRVIFAGEVNKEEINACWSPQGIGPEALAVMPEVKNFTRIRKQSRAPFKVGENQFYIDEGFAADSTFFSVFSLMSKIGNLSKSLNRKDLVVIDEYLAEKCFGNDNPIGKIIDISNHNYTVSAVIKNVQENSHLRFHYLIPVLNLPESWQQNQWSSDNCIQYLLFRNGIDNAEIGNKLTAMVHEKNNIWKQFNVSIKLQPLSKIHFDNTITHDTAIKGNIQNVYVLVSVAFLILLIACVNFTNMFISTSLKRTRSIGVKIVAGATRQMIIKEFMFGVLIFVVVSFLISVVVAKLSLPYFNRLFDTHLEIQFLRLNFLLISAFLLVLTLLLAGVFPGIYLTRFNPVTVLKAGSSKLAGKKSSTQQGLVVLQFVIATILIVSVIVMQKQVSLFRTKQLGFDKENIVYVHSVGEFNNIQNLRLLKEQLLKDSNIEGIVAQSSLPNVFEVGGNIYTSKNPDKLVHGEMVGVSEDYFDVMKIDFLEGEQDFNYSNEVILNCVINETAARQLQLKPPYTGQTVFSYNQDRYLNITGVIKDINTKSLAQEVKPCLYTKANFYTDNGVILYRISGNYEAAIQSIRDYCTEYNATIPFEFQFLDETYNGLYKSEIRTQKILSWFSILSVLLTSMGLLAMVYFITENKTKEIGIRKVNGAKVSEILSMLNKDFIKWVAIAFVIACPIAWYAMSKWLENFAYKTTLSWWIFALTGILALGIALLTVSWQSWRAATRNPVEALRYE, from the coding sequence ATGATTAGATACAACTTTAAAACCGCCTACAGAAACGCTTTGAAAAACAAAAAAATAAGTGTGTTTAATGTTTTTGGCTTAAGTATTGGTCTTGCTTGTACCATTATTCTTCTGTCATGGGTAACCTATGAATTTAGTTTTGATAGCTTTTATAAAAATAAGGAAAACATTTACCGGGTAATTTTTGCCGGGGAAGTAAATAAAGAGGAAATTAACGCATGTTGGTCACCACAAGGGATAGGACCTGAGGCATTGGCTGTAATGCCGGAAGTTAAAAACTTTACCCGAATCAGAAAACAATCCAGAGCACCTTTTAAAGTAGGTGAAAATCAATTCTACATTGATGAAGGATTTGCTGCCGATTCAACATTTTTTTCCGTTTTTTCATTGATGTCAAAAATTGGCAATTTATCAAAATCCCTAAACCGAAAAGATTTAGTGGTTATTGACGAATATCTTGCTGAGAAATGTTTTGGGAATGATAATCCAATAGGTAAGATTATTGATATTAGCAATCACAATTACACGGTAAGTGCGGTCATAAAAAATGTACAGGAGAATTCACATCTTCGTTTTCATTATCTTATTCCTGTTTTAAACCTTCCTGAATCATGGCAACAAAACCAATGGAGCAGCGATAATTGTATTCAGTACCTGTTGTTTAGAAATGGTATTGACAATGCAGAGATCGGGAATAAGCTCACTGCAATGGTTCATGAGAAAAATAATATCTGGAAACAATTTAATGTTTCTATAAAACTTCAGCCATTAAGTAAAATCCATTTCGATAATACTATTACACACGACACTGCAATAAAAGGGAACATTCAAAATGTATATGTACTCGTTTCGGTTGCCTTTTTGATTTTATTAATTGCATGCGTGAACTTCACAAACATGTTTATTTCTACCTCTCTGAAACGTACCCGTTCAATCGGTGTGAAAATAGTAGCTGGAGCAACCAGGCAAATGATAATCAAAGAATTTATGTTTGGAGTACTAATATTCGTAGTTGTATCTTTTTTGATTTCTGTTGTCGTAGCAAAACTTTCCTTACCTTACTTTAATCGCTTATTTGATACTCATCTTGAGATTCAATTTTTAAGGCTCAACTTTTTATTGATTAGTGCATTCCTGCTTGTGCTCACGCTGTTATTAGCGGGTGTATTTCCCGGGATTTATCTTACAAGGTTCAATCCTGTCACAGTTCTGAAAGCAGGTTCCTCGAAACTTGCCGGGAAAAAAAGCAGTACTCAACAAGGACTGGTTGTCCTGCAATTCGTAATTGCAACCATCCTGATAGTTTCAGTTATTGTGATGCAAAAGCAGGTTAGTCTTTTTAGAACAAAACAATTAGGATTTGATAAAGAAAATATAGTTTATGTGCATTCCGTGGGCGAATTCAACAATATTCAAAATCTAAGGCTATTGAAGGAGCAACTTTTAAAAGATTCAAATATTGAGGGGATTGTTGCCCAAAGCAGTTTACCCAATGTTTTTGAAGTCGGTGGAAATATTTACACCAGCAAGAATCCCGATAAGTTAGTACACGGTGAAATGGTTGGAGTAAGCGAAGACTATTTCGATGTAATGAAGATTGACTTTTTAGAAGGGGAACAGGATTTTAATTACTCGAATGAAGTTATCCTGAACTGCGTAATCAATGAAACTGCTGCCAGACAATTACAACTTAAGCCTCCTTATACCGGACAAACTGTTTTTAGTTACAATCAGGATAGATATTTAAACATAACTGGCGTAATAAAAGACATCAATACAAAATCTTTGGCCCAGGAAGTAAAACCGTGCTTATATACCAAAGCGAATTTTTACACGGATAATGGTGTAATCCTGTATAGAATTTCGGGCAATTACGAAGCTGCAATCCAATCAATAAGAGATTATTGCACAGAGTATAATGCGACGATTCCTTTTGAATTTCAATTTTTGGATGAGACTTATAATGGGCTGTACAAAAGTGAAATCAGGACACAGAAAATCCTAAGCTGGTTTTCAATTCTTTCGGTTTTGTTAACCAGCATGGGCCTGTTGGCTATGGTTTATTTTATAACTGAAAATAAAACCAAAGAAATTGGCATCCGCAAAGTAAATGGCGCAAAAGTTTCGGAAATCCTTTCAATGTTGAATAAAGACTTTATAAAATGGGTAGCCATAGCCTTCGTAATTGCCTGCCCAATTGCCTGGTATGCCATGAGTAAATGGCTTGAAAACTTTGCCTACAAAACCACTTTAAGTTGGTGGATTTTTGCATTGACAGGTATATTGGCTTTAGGTATTGCACTATTAACGGTGAGTTGGCAAAGCTGGCGGGCTGCTACCAGGAATCCGGTTGAAGCACTGAGGTATGAATAA
- a CDS encoding ABC transporter permease, which yields MKNILKPIVRNFIRKPAINLINLLGLAISLVFVIILSVYCYSELSTDTQHANFDRTYLIGKPGAGTNTPAILKPHLDSDIPGIEASIRIGNAWNTPVLQAEDGEPITSDMVFSDPGFFSFFKYNCIEGDAATALNNPMSVVITETLANKLFGQQPAIGKTIKYNNDKLLTVSAVVEESVENTFLNISAVTSIETRKIVQPSEDEYKEWGWSNFQTFVRLNENANPDQTAETIFAIFPKDFQQWVEYIHLIPLKDVYFSNLQTSGAHHIRQGSKSKALILLFVAGLILIIALVNFINITSSQWMERLKQTGVLKVIGATRTNIFRKVLGETFLFFIAAVILALAIMVVVTPIVINYTGIQFSLKSISSPALLGIVLTATLLFSLVLSLIPGVRISSSKAVDNLKKSVNRNNKKSYLQNGLITLQYVISIVLIAFTTLIFKQVEYGSNNLVFNQNNTVAIKLTQQLDKNIVGEELKKIPELQNVSFTQFYPGKELSVWGTDIYLDGKPQEVYFSNFSADAEFFSIMNLEMLRGQLYSDDLSTDKNKVIVNETFLKQFNIDNPIGSNFYMSNRKYEIVGVVKDFNFESVEKPIGPLAIINQGYAAYCLATLSSNNFKTLSATLNKINTITAELSPEFPVEVSFLDAAVQNMYESEVRFRRTFSLFSISAIIICAMGILAMSIFAAQHRIKEIGIRKVNGAKVSEILSMLNKDFIKWVAIAFVIATPIAYYAMNKWLENFAYKTALSWWIFALAGLLASGIALLTVSWQSWRAATRNPVEALRYE from the coding sequence ATGAAAAACATATTAAAACCAATAGTCAGAAATTTTATTCGCAAACCAGCGATAAATTTGATAAATTTATTGGGCTTAGCCATCAGTTTGGTGTTTGTTATCATTCTGTCGGTTTATTGCTACAGCGAATTAAGCACCGACACGCAACACGCTAACTTCGACCGCACTTATCTTATTGGTAAACCCGGAGCAGGGACTAATACTCCGGCAATATTAAAACCTCATCTCGATTCGGATATCCCCGGAATAGAGGCATCTATAAGAATAGGCAATGCGTGGAATACTCCTGTTTTACAAGCAGAAGATGGAGAACCTATTACTTCTGATATGGTTTTTTCTGATCCCGGTTTTTTTAGTTTTTTCAAGTATAACTGTATCGAAGGAGATGCTGCCACGGCACTTAATAATCCGATGTCGGTTGTTATTACAGAAACGCTGGCGAATAAGCTTTTTGGTCAACAACCCGCTATTGGCAAAACGATAAAGTACAACAATGATAAACTATTAACAGTGTCGGCAGTTGTTGAAGAATCAGTTGAAAATACCTTTCTCAATATTAGTGCAGTTACCTCTATTGAAACAAGAAAGATAGTTCAACCCAGCGAAGATGAATATAAAGAATGGGGATGGTCTAATTTTCAAACGTTTGTACGCTTAAACGAAAATGCCAATCCCGACCAGACAGCCGAAACTATTTTCGCTATTTTCCCCAAAGACTTTCAGCAATGGGTTGAATATATTCATTTGATACCATTGAAAGATGTTTATTTCTCTAACCTACAAACTTCCGGTGCACATCACATCCGTCAGGGTAGCAAAAGCAAAGCATTAATACTGCTGTTTGTAGCCGGTCTTATTCTGATTATTGCATTGGTAAATTTTATCAACATCACCTCATCGCAATGGATGGAACGCCTCAAACAAACCGGCGTTTTGAAAGTAATAGGAGCTACACGAACAAACATTTTCAGAAAAGTATTGGGCGAAACGTTTCTGTTTTTTATTGCTGCCGTAATTCTGGCTCTTGCGATAATGGTTGTTGTTACCCCAATTGTTATAAATTACACAGGCATTCAGTTCAGCTTGAAGTCAATTTCCAGTCCGGCACTTTTAGGTATTGTTCTTACAGCTACCTTGCTCTTTAGTTTGGTATTAAGCCTGATTCCCGGGGTACGTATTTCGTCCTCAAAGGCTGTCGATAATTTAAAAAAATCAGTCAATCGGAACAATAAAAAATCGTATTTGCAAAACGGGTTAATTACCCTTCAGTATGTTATTTCTATTGTGTTGATTGCATTTACAACGCTTATTTTTAAACAAGTAGAATACGGAAGCAACAATCTTGTCTTTAACCAAAACAATACCGTTGCCATTAAACTCACTCAGCAACTCGATAAAAATATTGTTGGAGAAGAGTTGAAAAAAATACCGGAATTGCAGAATGTGTCCTTCACTCAGTTTTATCCCGGCAAAGAGCTTTCGGTCTGGGGGACAGATATATACCTGGATGGGAAACCACAGGAGGTCTATTTTTCGAATTTCAGTGCCGATGCCGAATTTTTTTCAATTATGAATCTGGAAATGCTGAGAGGACAACTCTACTCCGATGATTTATCCACCGACAAAAACAAGGTGATTGTGAACGAGACTTTTCTGAAGCAATTTAATATCGACAATCCTATTGGTAGTAATTTTTATATGAGTAATAGAAAATACGAAATTGTTGGTGTAGTAAAAGATTTCAATTTCGAGTCGGTTGAAAAACCAATTGGACCATTGGCAATTATCAATCAAGGCTATGCGGCATATTGTTTAGCAACACTTTCGTCAAACAATTTTAAAACGCTTTCGGCTACACTAAACAAAATCAATACTATTACAGCAGAACTATCGCCTGAATTTCCGGTAGAAGTGAGTTTCCTTGATGCAGCTGTTCAAAATATGTACGAATCTGAAGTTCGGTTTCGCCGTACATTTTCGTTATTCTCGATAAGTGCCATTATTATTTGTGCAATGGGCATTCTGGCCATGTCAATCTTTGCAGCTCAACATCGCATAAAAGAAATCGGAATCCGTAAAGTCAACGGAGCCAAAGTATCAGAAATCCTTTCAATGTTGAATAAAGACTTTATAAAATGGGTAGCTATTGCCTTTGTAATTGCCACCCCCATTGCATATTATGCCATGAATAAATGGCTCGAAAATTTCGCCTACAAAACCGCTTTAAGTTGGTGGATTTTTGCGCTGGCCGGGTTATTGGCGTCGGGTATTGCCTTACTGACGGTGAGTTGGCAAAGTTGGAGGGCTGCTACGCGGAACCCGGTGGAGGCGTTGCGGTATGAATAA
- a CDS encoding ABC transporter permease yields MKTLKIILRGFRKNSRLNLLNILSMAIGMAVAIIVLGHVYQEFTYDSQYQNSSRVYRVLTQNDKNELSGAATYGPLAKSLKSDFPEVTDASRVSFYWGYLALTAGDKMFNENRTIFADPNFFTLFSFPLEKGDAANCLSSPNSVVLSGSAAKKYFGEKDPVGEQIKIGKDRLFTVQGVSSDFPRNSNFRGDILLPLESISKLTQVWIEPSWNYPSDIHTFILAENQIDEEAISTKISTYLTTHVTENPEKLVLQPLKKLHTEMQTGWESVPQANKSYLYLLAIVALIILSMSAVNFLLLHIGTASQRAINTGVKKVCGASKSIIFGDQIREILSYISISVAISLILVYLYNSIVTIRFSFLPAVKEFDFTLLLFLTGVIFVFAILTSIVPAVIISGQKTVRIFKADQQSLHKQPKMVNVLIVEQFTISVVLLAVTSLFYKQVHFLEKHSPGFAREELITIPLNMSVDEGLNGNKFDAFAQELKKLQGIKNATLAFSSPSNVQTSADGFRCDGMPEGETVSMQWNSVYYDYFETLGVKMVEGRGFNRDFKNDLIDYGTQRKCAYVINQKAADEMGIDNPIGKTLYAYQEGTIVGIVENFNFKSLHSEITPMCFNMNPFYYNEIIVRMNPGVPAVPDQIKTLWEEFVPEYPFEYSFVNDQLNQMYESESKLTASLNVFAGIGILIACMGLLALSILAMQKRTKEIGIRKVNGAKVSEVMMLINKDFVMRVVIAFVIATPIAYYAMNKWLENFAYKTTLSWWIFALAGLLALGIALLTVSWQSWRAATRNPVEALRYE; encoded by the coding sequence ATGAAAACACTAAAAATCATCCTACGCGGATTCAGAAAAAACAGTAGATTGAACCTGCTGAATATCTTGTCGATGGCAATAGGTATGGCAGTAGCAATTATTGTTTTGGGCCATGTTTATCAGGAATTTACCTATGATTCTCAATATCAAAATTCCAGTCGGGTGTACCGTGTTTTAACTCAAAATGATAAAAATGAATTATCGGGAGCAGCAACTTACGGGCCGTTAGCAAAGAGTTTAAAGTCTGATTTCCCTGAAGTTACGGATGCCTCCAGGGTAAGTTTCTACTGGGGTTACCTGGCGCTCACTGCAGGTGATAAAATGTTTAATGAGAATCGAACCATTTTTGCCGATCCAAACTTTTTCACCCTGTTTTCATTTCCTCTGGAAAAAGGCGATGCGGCAAATTGCCTGAGTTCGCCAAATTCTGTTGTTTTATCGGGAAGTGCAGCCAAAAAATATTTTGGTGAAAAGGACCCGGTGGGGGAACAGATAAAAATCGGCAAAGACAGATTATTTACTGTTCAGGGTGTTTCTAGTGATTTTCCGAGGAATTCCAATTTTCGTGGCGATATCCTTTTACCCCTGGAAAGTATCTCAAAACTAACCCAGGTTTGGATCGAACCTTCCTGGAATTATCCATCCGATATTCATACATTTATTCTGGCCGAAAACCAAATTGATGAGGAAGCCATTTCAACAAAAATATCAACTTACCTAACGACACATGTGACAGAAAATCCCGAGAAACTGGTGTTACAACCGTTAAAAAAGTTACACACTGAAATGCAAACCGGCTGGGAATCGGTGCCGCAGGCAAATAAAAGTTACCTATATCTTTTGGCCATTGTTGCCTTGATTATACTTTCTATGTCGGCAGTAAATTTTCTTCTGCTCCACATTGGAACCGCATCGCAACGAGCTATTAATACGGGAGTCAAAAAAGTTTGCGGGGCTTCAAAATCAATTATTTTCGGCGATCAAATTCGCGAGATATTATCTTATATCTCAATAAGCGTGGCGATTTCACTAATTTTAGTTTATCTGTATAATTCTATTGTTACAATCAGGTTTTCATTTCTTCCAGCTGTAAAAGAATTTGATTTTACACTTTTACTCTTTTTGACAGGAGTAATTTTTGTTTTTGCAATTTTAACTTCGATTGTTCCTGCCGTAATAATTTCAGGACAAAAAACAGTACGTATTTTTAAGGCAGATCAACAATCGCTGCACAAACAACCGAAAATGGTAAATGTCCTTATTGTTGAACAATTTACCATCAGTGTGGTGCTGTTGGCGGTTACCTCTTTATTTTATAAACAGGTTCATTTTCTGGAAAAACACAGCCCGGGATTCGCCAGGGAGGAATTAATAACCATTCCTTTGAATATGTCGGTTGACGAAGGATTAAACGGGAATAAATTTGATGCTTTTGCACAGGAACTAAAAAAATTGCAGGGGATAAAAAATGCAACACTCGCTTTTTCTTCGCCCTCGAATGTACAAACATCAGCCGATGGTTTTCGTTGTGACGGAATGCCCGAAGGAGAAACTGTTAGCATGCAATGGAACTCGGTTTATTACGATTATTTTGAAACGCTAGGTGTTAAAATGGTGGAGGGGCGTGGATTTAATCGCGACTTCAAAAACGACCTGATTGATTACGGCACCCAAAGAAAATGTGCCTATGTGATCAATCAAAAAGCGGCTGATGAGATGGGGATTGATAATCCTATTGGGAAAACATTATATGCTTATCAGGAAGGTACGATTGTTGGCATTGTGGAAAATTTCAACTTTAAGTCGCTGCACAGTGAAATAACTCCCATGTGTTTTAATATGAATCCGTTTTACTACAATGAAATTATTGTAAGAATGAATCCCGGAGTACCGGCAGTGCCGGATCAGATAAAAACATTGTGGGAAGAATTTGTACCTGAATATCCTTTTGAATATAGTTTTGTAAACGACCAACTCAACCAAATGTACGAATCGGAAAGTAAACTGACTGCCAGTTTAAATGTATTTGCAGGCATTGGAATTCTGATCGCCTGCATGGGTTTGCTTGCTCTTTCTATTTTGGCTATGCAAAAACGAACCAAGGAAATTGGTATCAGAAAAGTAAACGGCGCCAAAGTTTCAGAAGTAATGATGCTAATAAACAAAGACTTTGTGATGAGAGTGGTTATTGCCTTTGTAATTGCCACGCCCATTGCATACTACGCTATGAATAAATGGCTCGAAAACTTTGCATATAAAACCACTTTAAGCTGGTGGATTTTTGCATTGGCAGGTTTGCTGGCACTGGGAATTGCCCTGTTAACTGTTAGCTGGCAGAGCTGGAGAGCGGCTACGCGAAATCCGGTAGAGGCATTACGATATGAATAA
- a CDS encoding ABC transporter permease has translation MMNLLFFKLAFRSLLKNRLNTFINILGFSLGIAASLFIFLFINYENSFDNFHPNRERIYRVMGAFNMADGVNQTGFGWFPTAPAVKNGIPGVEDFCRVTESTKAKCYNNGNLYKLGSLRSVDDNFFHFFNFQLLNGNPETVLNSADKIVLTEEKAKHIFGNKNPLGEPLLYNHKVFTVSGIAANPPSNTQFAFDALTSVKYIEQSDEYWKGWGGGITFLSYILLERGIKPEQIENALPALLQQEVNQYWEKEGGMTLSAKLQNIEDVHLSDGTIAYDVSSARNKKSLTVVASISLLILLLAVINYIILYTAQIISKIKDNGILKIHGAGKRGLFAQTYAEVFIIAGIASLLGILSLTVGLNFLNTHLHTAVSVSQNIVIALVFLAALIFVLSTIVTLISTRKIFATNPIDSIKNNTISGSSRNTQANFLVTFQFAAVILLLISVFVVSRQNKFLLNHELGFDKENILTLYSDEEFLNKELEGFKQQLKSRAEIRSVSLSSQPVGTGITQNGYSIGDESNKIMINALYTDADFLNCFDIKLLSGENFSGNESRDNNAILINQELAKKVGWSNPLDKTINRDGDLKIIGVVKDFNFSSLSHQIRPVLIMANPDWDGWGYYVINIRYQTTDIQALVKQIGQMWQKRFPETPYEIRFLDDMLASNYKSLEAQQKIISFFSLLGMIIAVVGLFGLTVFVTKKRIKEIGIRKVNGAKISEVIIMLNKDFVKWVIIAFVLATPIAYYAMNKWLENFAYKTTLSWWIFALAGLLALGIALLTVSWQSWRAATRNPVEALRYE, from the coding sequence ATGATGAATTTATTATTTTTCAAACTAGCATTTCGAAGTTTATTAAAAAACAGACTAAATACATTTATAAATATACTTGGATTTTCGTTGGGTATTGCTGCCAGCCTGTTTATTTTCTTGTTTATAAATTATGAAAATAGTTTCGATAATTTTCACCCAAACAGAGAACGAATATATCGGGTTATGGGGGCATTTAATATGGCAGATGGTGTTAACCAAACTGGTTTTGGATGGTTCCCTACAGCTCCGGCTGTAAAAAACGGAATTCCTGGGGTTGAGGATTTTTGTCGGGTAACTGAAAGTACCAAAGCCAAATGTTACAATAATGGTAACCTATATAAGCTGGGCAGTCTGCGAAGTGTTGACGATAATTTCTTTCATTTCTTCAACTTTCAGCTTTTAAACGGCAACCCGGAAACAGTGTTAAACAGTGCAGATAAAATTGTGCTGACAGAAGAAAAAGCAAAACACATTTTTGGCAACAAAAACCCTCTCGGAGAACCACTCTTATATAATCATAAAGTATTTACAGTTTCGGGCATTGCCGCCAACCCGCCATCAAATACCCAGTTTGCTTTCGATGCGCTTACTTCTGTAAAGTACATTGAGCAAAGCGATGAGTATTGGAAAGGCTGGGGGGGAGGTATAACATTTTTGTCGTACATCCTGCTTGAAAGAGGCATAAAACCAGAACAGATAGAAAATGCCCTACCTGCACTGCTTCAACAAGAAGTAAATCAATACTGGGAAAAAGAAGGAGGCATGACGCTCTCTGCAAAACTTCAGAATATTGAAGATGTACATCTTTCTGATGGAACAATAGCTTATGATGTAAGTTCTGCCCGGAATAAAAAAAGTCTAACGGTTGTCGCAAGCATTAGTTTATTAATTCTATTACTGGCAGTTATCAATTATATCATTTTGTATACGGCTCAAATTATCTCGAAAATAAAAGACAACGGGATTTTGAAAATTCACGGTGCTGGGAAAAGAGGCTTATTTGCTCAAACCTATGCCGAAGTCTTTATTATTGCAGGAATAGCCTCACTTTTGGGAATTCTTTCGTTGACAGTGGGACTAAACTTCTTAAATACCCATTTGCATACAGCGGTTTCGGTAAGTCAAAACATTGTAATAGCGTTGGTATTTTTAGCTGCCCTAATTTTTGTATTGTCAACCATTGTAACCTTAATTTCAACGCGAAAGATTTTTGCAACAAATCCAATTGATTCAATTAAAAACAACACTATTTCAGGGAGTTCCAGAAACACTCAAGCGAATTTTCTGGTTACATTTCAGTTTGCAGCCGTAATTTTATTGCTGATTTCGGTTTTTGTAGTTTCACGGCAAAACAAGTTTTTACTGAATCACGAATTGGGTTTTGACAAAGAAAATATACTTACTCTGTATTCCGACGAAGAGTTTCTTAACAAAGAATTGGAAGGTTTTAAGCAACAATTAAAAAGCAGGGCTGAAATTCGTTCGGTAAGCTTGTCGAGCCAGCCGGTTGGTACCGGAATTACGCAAAATGGTTACAGCATTGGCGATGAATCCAATAAAATAATGATTAACGCCCTCTATACGGATGCTGATTTTTTAAACTGCTTCGATATAAAATTGCTTAGTGGTGAAAATTTTAGCGGAAATGAAAGTCGCGACAATAATGCTATTTTGATCAATCAGGAACTTGCCAAAAAAGTAGGATGGTCTAATCCTTTAGATAAAACCATTAACAGGGATGGCGATTTAAAAATAATAGGTGTTGTGAAAGATTTCAACTTTTCATCGCTTTCGCATCAAATTCGTCCGGTTTTAATTATGGCTAACCCCGATTGGGATGGATGGGGATATTATGTAATAAACATCCGTTATCAAACCACGGATATTCAGGCATTAGTAAAACAAATTGGACAAATGTGGCAAAAACGTTTTCCGGAAACGCCTTACGAAATTCGTTTTCTTGATGATATGTTGGCATCGAACTATAAATCTTTGGAGGCACAACAAAAAATCATCAGTTTCTTTAGCCTGCTGGGGATGATTATTGCAGTTGTTGGTTTATTTGGTTTAACGGTATTTGTTACCAAAAAGAGGATAAAAGAAATCGGCATCCGAAAAGTAAACGGCGCAAAAATTTCCGAAGTAATAATAATGCTCAATAAGGATTTTGTAAAGTGGGTAATAATAGCTTTTGTATTAGCAACTCCCATTGCGTACTACGCCATGAATAAATGGCTCGAAAACTTTGCATATAAAACCACCCTGAGTTGGTGGATTTTTGCCCTCGCCGGTTTATTGGCTCTGGGAATTGCATTGTTAACGGTTAGTTGGCAAAGTTGGCGTGCTGCTACTAGAAATCCTGTTGAGGCGTTGAGATACGAATAA